In Longimicrobium sp., the sequence CGCTCTTCGCCATGTGGGTAATGAACGCGCTGATGACCGTGGTGGGGCTGATGGGGCTGGCCACCATGGGGCGCGAATCATCGACGGCGCGCAGCGGCATGTGGGACGGCGTGCTGCAGGCGCTGCGCGGGTTGCCCCTGCGCCGGGGGGCAGGCCGATGACCCGGCTGCTGGACCGCTACATCCTGCGGCAGTTCATCTACACCTTCATCCCGCTGGCGACGGGGCTGCCGCTGTTGTTCATCATCGCCGACATCACCGACAACATCGACACGTACATGGACCGCGGCATCGCCATGAAGAACCTGGCGCTGTCGTATGCCTACCAGTTCCCGCTGTTCGTGCTGTACGCCTTTCCCATCGCCGCGCTGGTGGCCACGGTGTTCACCATCGGCGGGATGACGCGGCACCAGGAGATCACGGCGGCCAAGGCGGGAGGCATCAGCTTCTACCGCATCTTCCTTCCCATCGGCGTGCTTTCCGTGGTGATCGCCGCGGGGGCGCTGGCGCTGGGCGAGCTGGTGCCGGTAACGCTGCGCAAACGCGCCGAGCTCATCGAGCCGGGCCGTGCCGCCGACACGGGGCCGCGCATCAACTTCGTCTTCCAGACGGAGCGCGAGGGGGTGCTCAGCGCGCGGCGGCTGGAGCCCAGGGCCGGCGAGATCACCGAACTGGTGCTGGAGCGCAACGCCACCGCCAGGGCGCCGGGCATGCACCTGCTGGCGCGCCGCGCCGTG encodes:
- a CDS encoding LptF/LptG family permease; protein product: MTRLLDRYILRQFIYTFIPLATGLPLLFIIADITDNIDTYMDRGIAMKNLALSYAYQFPLFVLYAFPIAALVATVFTIGGMTRHQEITAAKAGGISFYRIFLPIGVLSVVIAAGALALGELVPVTLRKRAELIEPGRAADTGPRINFVFQTEREGVLSARRLEPRAGEITELVLERNATARAPGMHLLARRAVWRTRGGWRLEDGWKRELLADGTEKATRFDTLGVPGLVETPEELLAEPREPEEMRYAEMTRFIGAIERSGGDARPLRVERAQKLAIPMAVVVIVLFGAPLVTSSQRGGTAYGVGVSLGITIVYMLLFRVGKALGSSGAIDPLIAAWGPNAILLVAGLFLMARVRT